Proteins encoded together in one Peribacillus asahii window:
- a CDS encoding DUF485 domain-containing protein, producing the protein MKLFRLGVLLNMAQLEGNAIVKEEEQFIDYKRIASSEEFKQLLSQKKRFIVSYTIFYMAYSLLLPLLAFYTDILNHPVIGDITWAWIYGVSMTAMSLWVCRMYIKKAAQFDEAAKEILEKEGL; encoded by the coding sequence ATGAAATTATTTCGACTTGGGGTGCTGTTAAATATGGCTCAATTAGAAGGCAATGCTATCGTTAAAGAAGAAGAACAGTTTATTGATTACAAAAGAATCGCTTCATCTGAGGAATTTAAACAGTTGCTTTCACAAAAGAAAAGGTTTATTGTTTCGTATACCATTTTTTATATGGCTTATTCACTTCTTTTACCACTTCTAGCTTTTTATACAGACATATTAAATCATCCTGTAATAGGAGATATTACGTGGGCTTGGATTTACGGTGTTTCTATGACTGCGATGTCGCTATGGGTGTGTAGGATGTATATAAAGAAAGCGGCTCAATTTGATGAAGCAGCTAAAGAAATTTTGGAAAAGGAAGGACTATAA
- a CDS encoding solute symporter family protein, translating into MSLNVIILFVFMSIGVLFITYFASKKTKTAGSFYTAGGGLTARQNGLALAGDFMSASTFLGLIGAFALTGYDAFFLMYGALVSFLVILFLVAEPLRNLGKYTLGDMITARFKYKQVRGVTALNTMIISIFYMLGQLVAAGALFKLLLGIPYNTSVIIVGIFMLAFVLFGGMTATSWVQIIKAILLIAGSIILFVLVMWRLDFNFIGIFTEMKTTTPFGAEFLNPGVKYTSGLEAASLTLGLILGTAGLPHVLVRFLTVPNAQVARKSVVWVMWILGIFHVMVIFLGFGAAKLVGSANIIEASPGGNMAGPLLAQLVGGDFLFAFISAVSFATILAVVSGIVVTGATAFSHDFYNEILKDGKATEKQQMFMVRVSSIVITIISIGLSLYLQAFNVTFLAVLALTLAASSNLPVILFTIFWEKFNKTGAIAGMLVGLISTIGLLALSPNVWNPVPGAALFTGDPIFPLASPGIVSIPLGFLAAYIGTLIGARRQPVVEDNFSEILVKANTGNDVKGIANH; encoded by the coding sequence ATGAGTTTGAATGTCATTATTCTTTTTGTGTTCATGTCAATAGGGGTGCTTTTCATTACGTATTTCGCTTCTAAAAAAACAAAAACAGCGGGTTCTTTTTATACAGCCGGAGGTGGCTTGACGGCTAGACAAAATGGCCTTGCCTTAGCAGGGGATTTTATGTCTGCATCTACATTTTTAGGGTTAATTGGAGCATTTGCATTAACTGGGTATGATGCATTTTTTTTGATGTACGGTGCGCTCGTTTCTTTCCTAGTAATCTTATTTTTAGTTGCAGAACCGTTACGTAACTTAGGGAAATATACGCTAGGTGATATGATAACGGCTCGCTTTAAGTATAAGCAGGTGCGTGGTGTAACCGCTCTCAATACAATGATTATCTCGATTTTTTATATGCTTGGACAACTTGTGGCCGCGGGTGCTTTGTTTAAATTATTATTAGGTATTCCATATAATACTTCGGTCATCATTGTAGGAATTTTTATGTTAGCCTTTGTTTTGTTCGGAGGTATGACGGCGACAAGCTGGGTACAAATCATTAAAGCTATTCTCTTAATAGCTGGATCCATTATTTTATTTGTCCTTGTCATGTGGAGGTTAGATTTTAATTTTATTGGAATCTTTACTGAAATGAAAACAACTACGCCATTTGGAGCAGAGTTCTTAAATCCAGGTGTAAAATATACGAGTGGTTTGGAGGCCGCTTCCTTAACCCTTGGCCTTATTTTAGGAACAGCAGGTCTCCCTCACGTTTTAGTGCGTTTCCTTACTGTACCTAATGCTCAAGTAGCTAGAAAATCTGTCGTTTGGGTGATGTGGATCTTAGGTATTTTCCACGTTATGGTTATTTTCCTTGGCTTTGGAGCAGCGAAATTAGTTGGATCTGCTAATATTATAGAGGCTAGCCCAGGCGGGAACATGGCCGGCCCTCTGTTAGCTCAGCTAGTTGGGGGAGACTTCTTGTTTGCTTTCATCTCAGCCGTTTCTTTCGCTACTATTCTCGCAGTTGTTTCTGGAATTGTTGTAACAGGAGCAACGGCATTTTCACATGATTTTTATAATGAAATTTTAAAAGATGGAAAAGCGACGGAAAAACAACAAATGTTTATGGTTCGTGTTTCATCCATTGTAATCACGATTATTTCGATTGGTTTATCCTTATACTTACAGGCGTTTAATGTGACATTTTTAGCCGTACTAGCCCTTACACTTGCTGCAAGTTCGAATTTACCGGTTATTTTGTTTACGATTTTTTGGGAGAAATTCAATAAAACAGGGGCTATCGCTGGGATGCTTGTAGGTTTAATCAGTACAATTGGTCTGCTTGCTTTAAGTCCAAATGTTTGGAATCCGGTACCAGGAGCTGCTTTATTTACTGGAGATCCTATTTTCCCACTTGCATCACCAGGCATCGTTTCTATTCCGTTAGGTTTCTTAGCTGCTTATATTGGCACACTAATCGGTGCACGTAGGCAACCGGTTGTAGAGGATAATTTTTCAGAAATTCTTGTTAAGGCGAATACAGGAAATGACGTTAAAGGAATTGCTAATCACTGA
- a CDS encoding flavin reductase family protein, translating to MSIEQKQNLFKEVMGNYPTGVTVLTTTDKGGNPVGLTVNSFASVSLDPLLVLWSIDHKVSTIDSFVNGEKFAVHILAGDQQDVCKNFASKNVDRFSTCEWKVSEHNLPIIEGVFAVLQCETFQTIEAGDHTILIGKVVDIQIEQKEPMLYHRRHFDSIPPEFYVVNN from the coding sequence ATGTCAATCGAGCAAAAACAAAACTTATTTAAAGAGGTAATGGGAAATTACCCAACTGGAGTAACTGTGCTGACGACAACGGATAAAGGTGGTAATCCTGTTGGTTTAACTGTAAATTCGTTTGCTTCTGTTTCGCTGGATCCTCTTCTAGTACTCTGGTCAATTGATCATAAAGTTAGTACTATTGATTCTTTTGTAAATGGAGAGAAATTTGCTGTACACATTTTAGCAGGTGATCAACAAGATGTATGTAAAAACTTCGCTAGTAAAAATGTTGATCGTTTCAGTACATGTGAATGGAAGGTTTCAGAACACAATCTTCCAATCATTGAGGGAGTTTTTGCAGTCCTTCAATGTGAAACGTTTCAAACGATTGAAGCTGGAGATCACACTATTCTAATTGGTAAAGTTGTTGATATTCAGATTGAACAAAAGGAACCAATGTTATACCACAGAAGACATTTTGATTCAATTCCACCGGAGTTTTATGTAGTTAATAATTAA
- a CDS encoding histidine phosphatase family protein, with product MKIGLVRHFRVQKDLPKGKMATPADLKKWFDEYDVADIEYMKCDLGNIKWKQCYSSTLPRAVKTAQHIYQGEIVHLDDLCEIPAPTFNGKIKLPFLFWAIGVRFFAYLKKDTRSDIRKTKEKIKRVFDEIIKSGEEDVLIVSHAAIMIYIRKELLNRGFKGPKFKVANNGQLYIFEKENV from the coding sequence ATGAAAATTGGTTTAGTACGACATTTTAGAGTCCAAAAGGATTTGCCAAAAGGCAAGATGGCTACACCAGCGGATTTAAAAAAGTGGTTTGATGAATATGATGTGGCAGATATTGAATATATGAAATGTGACTTAGGAAATATTAAATGGAAACAGTGTTATTCAAGTACGCTGCCGCGGGCTGTTAAGACGGCGCAGCACATTTATCAAGGGGAGATTGTACATCTTGATGATCTTTGTGAAATTCCAGCTCCTACTTTTAATGGCAAAATTAAATTGCCTTTTCTTTTCTGGGCAATTGGGGTTCGTTTTTTTGCTTACTTAAAAAAGGATACTCGTTCAGATATTCGAAAAACAAAAGAGAAGATTAAACGAGTGTTTGATGAGATAATAAAGAGTGGCGAGGAGGATGTTTTAATCGTCAGTCATGCAGCCATTATGATTTATATACGGAAGGAATTACTAAATCGAGGATTTAAGGGTCCGAAGTTTAAAGTGGCGAATAATGGACAATTGTATATATTTGAGAAGGAAAACGTGTAG
- a CDS encoding alpha/beta fold hydrolase — MLKYNDLGTGTPVVFIHGLGSKKEAWIPQHDLADQYRLVIPDMRGHGETEINESLTVGNFALDIIDLLEYLEVPSAFICGFSLGGIVAQELYKQRPDLVKGLILSNTTSYVPSILASSIINESSKLLRKGEEDLIEHIVTRGLYDEVYKEEAKKAFHIRDTYIEAAKAPIGVNYFSMLPSIQKPVLLIGSTHDKVTPSVNIYLMKAFLRKAHSAILKNAGHLSNIEQKELFNQYVTDFLKSCA; from the coding sequence ATGTTAAAGTACAACGATTTAGGTACAGGAACACCAGTTGTATTTATACATGGTTTAGGGAGCAAGAAGGAAGCTTGGATCCCGCAGCATGATTTAGCAGATCAGTATAGATTGGTCATTCCAGATATGAGAGGTCACGGAGAAACGGAAATTAATGAAAGTCTTACCGTTGGGAATTTCGCATTAGATATTATTGATTTATTGGAGTATTTAGAGGTTCCGTCAGCGTTCATATGTGGATTTTCCTTAGGAGGAATTGTCGCACAGGAATTATATAAGCAGCGTCCAGATTTAGTAAAGGGGCTTATCCTTTCAAATACAACATCTTATGTACCATCTATATTAGCTAGCAGTATTATTAATGAATCATCTAAGCTTCTTCGAAAAGGTGAAGAGGATTTAATTGAACATATTGTGACAAGAGGGCTGTATGATGAAGTGTATAAAGAGGAGGCTAAGAAGGCTTTTCATATACGGGACACTTATATTGAAGCAGCCAAAGCTCCAATTGGAGTCAATTACTTCTCAATGCTTCCTAGTATACAAAAACCTGTATTACTAATTGGAAGCACGCATGATAAAGTGACACCGTCTGTAAATATTTATTTAATGAAAGCGTTTTTAAGGAAAGCGCATTCAGCGATTTTAAAAAATGCCGGTCACTTAAGTAATATCGAACAGAAGGAGCTTTTTAATCAATACGTTACGGATTTTTTAAAATCATGTGCGTAA
- the phaC gene encoding class III poly(R)-hydroxyalkanoic acid synthase subunit PhaC, producing the protein MSNTSLKEWTEFSNLTLVPEEVKGQYERFTKATNVLVREPEPEVGQSPKEVIWTRNKAKLYRYTSEQPRKHAVPLLLVYALINKPYILDLTKGSSFVEYLVDRGFDVYLLDWGTPGYEDKNMKMDDYVLDYIPRAVRKVLRASNAKEVSILGYCMGGTLTSIFAALHSELPIRNIVFMTSPFDFEDTGLYGSFLDEKYFDVDKVVETLGNVPPEMIDFGNKMLKPMANFYGPYISLVDRADNEQFIKSWKLIQKWVGDGIPFPGEAYRQWIRDFYQQNKLIKGELVIRGRKVDLKNITANVLNLAAEKDNIAQPHQVEALMNAISSKDKKYVLLPTGHASVAFGPKASKITYPTVADWLEKRSS; encoded by the coding sequence ATGAGTAACACTAGTTTAAAAGAATGGACAGAATTTTCGAATTTAACTTTAGTACCTGAGGAGGTTAAGGGCCAATATGAACGCTTCACGAAAGCAACGAACGTATTGGTAAGAGAACCTGAACCAGAAGTAGGCCAATCACCGAAAGAAGTGATTTGGACTAGAAATAAAGCGAAGCTATATCGCTACACATCTGAACAGCCCCGAAAGCATGCTGTTCCACTTCTACTCGTTTATGCATTAATCAATAAGCCATATATTCTAGATTTAACAAAAGGCAGCAGTTTTGTTGAATACTTAGTTGACCGCGGCTTTGATGTTTATTTACTTGATTGGGGTACACCAGGCTACGAAGACAAAAATATGAAAATGGATGACTATGTTCTAGATTATATTCCTCGTGCTGTTCGAAAAGTATTGCGAGCATCCAACGCAAAGGAAGTTTCAATTCTTGGTTACTGTATGGGAGGAACATTGACATCTATCTTCGCTGCTCTTCACTCTGAATTGCCAATTCGCAACATCGTGTTTATGACGAGCCCATTTGATTTTGAAGATACAGGCTTATATGGTTCTTTCCTTGATGAGAAATACTTTGATGTCGATAAAGTCGTCGAAACTTTAGGAAATGTTCCACCAGAAATGATTGATTTCGGAAACAAAATGTTAAAACCGATGGCAAACTTCTACGGACCTTATATCAGTCTAGTAGATCGAGCTGACAATGAACAGTTTATCAAGAGCTGGAAGCTTATACAAAAATGGGTAGGCGATGGTATTCCGTTCCCAGGTGAAGCTTACCGTCAATGGATTAGAGACTTCTATCAACAAAACAAGCTGATTAAAGGAGAACTTGTCATCCGTGGTCGTAAAGTTGATTTAAAAAATATCACGGCAAATGTCCTTAATTTAGCAGCTGAAAAAGATAATATTGCTCAACCACATCAAGTAGAAGCATTGATGAATGCTATCTCTAGTAAGGATAAAAAGTACGTGCTCCTTCCTACTGGACATGCGTCTGTAGCATTCGGACCTAAAGCTTCCAAAATCACTTACCCAACCGTTGCAGATTGGTTAGAAAAACGCTCATCATAA
- a CDS encoding 3-oxoacyl-ACP reductase, translating to MTELTNKVAIVTGGSRGIGAAIAMELAKNGAKVVINYNRSAGLAEQVIESIKKIGGEAYAVQADVSNSEESENLIKETINHFGRLDILINNAGITRDSTFKKLSEEDWRTVIDVNLNSVYNTSSIALPYLLESDAGRIINISSIIGQAGGFGQTNYAAAKAGIIGYTKSLALELAKSSVTVNSICPGFIDTEMVQEIPENIRENIVAKIPARRFGQPEEIARGVVFLCKDGGYITGQQLNINGGLYM from the coding sequence ATGACAGAGTTAACTAACAAAGTAGCTATCGTTACAGGCGGTAGCCGAGGAATTGGTGCAGCAATCGCAATGGAATTAGCAAAAAACGGAGCAAAAGTTGTTATTAACTATAATCGCAGTGCGGGATTAGCTGAGCAAGTCATCGAAAGCATTAAAAAGATTGGCGGAGAAGCTTATGCGGTTCAAGCAGATGTTTCAAATTCAGAAGAGTCAGAGAATTTAATAAAAGAAACTATTAATCACTTTGGTAGATTAGATATTCTTATCAATAACGCTGGAATTACAAGAGATAGCACATTTAAGAAGCTAAGTGAGGAAGATTGGAGAACTGTTATTGATGTTAACTTAAACAGCGTTTACAATACTTCTTCTATCGCTCTTCCATATCTTTTAGAATCAGATGCAGGAAGAATCATTAACATCTCTTCTATTATTGGACAAGCTGGAGGCTTCGGACAAACAAACTATGCTGCAGCAAAAGCTGGAATTATTGGGTATACAAAATCTCTTGCTTTAGAACTTGCAAAAAGCAGTGTAACAGTAAACTCTATCTGCCCAGGATTTATCGACACAGAGATGGTTCAAGAAATTCCAGAGAATATTCGTGAAAACATCGTAGCTAAAATTCCAGCACGTCGTTTTGGACAACCGGAAGAAATTGCACGTGGAGTTGTTTTCTTATGTAAAGACGGTGGATATATTACAGGTCAACAGTTAAATATTAACGGTGGACTTTATATGTAA
- a CDS encoding polyhydroxyalkanoic acid synthase subunit PhaR, which produces MNQQKNLNPFELWKDLFNQSSTIIDENLKDESTSKVMGQVLEMNLLYKKMLNETTEQYFEQVNIPTRTDLSNISALIINVDSKVDDLEDLVEETASNLVSQAELKREMTDVKNKIKTLDTKLNEIINLLTKETTTNNNKVASKETTKIQQG; this is translated from the coding sequence ATGAATCAGCAAAAAAACTTAAACCCATTTGAATTGTGGAAAGACCTTTTTAATCAAAGCAGTACCATTATTGATGAAAATCTGAAAGACGAATCAACTTCTAAGGTAATGGGGCAAGTCCTTGAGATGAATCTTCTATATAAGAAGATGCTAAATGAAACAACAGAACAGTATTTCGAGCAAGTTAATATTCCAACTCGCACTGATCTGTCAAATATCTCAGCCCTAATCATCAACGTGGATTCAAAAGTGGATGATTTAGAAGATTTAGTTGAAGAAACTGCCTCTAATTTAGTGAGCCAGGCAGAATTAAAGCGAGAAATGACAGATGTAAAAAATAAAATTAAAACCCTAGACACTAAACTTAATGAAATTATCAATTTATTAACAAAAGAAACTACTACTAATAATAATAAAGTAGCCAGCAAAGAAACAACTAAGATACAGCAAGGGTAA
- the phaQ gene encoding poly-beta-hydroxybutyrate-responsive repressor has translation MTTDKKNTSIDSTAKDESMMNNMPKNLMIPVLLLSLRGWNLHGYKLIQELSRFGFTSVDQGNVYRTLRKLEKENMVKSEWDMSTGGPAKRIYSLTEAGEAYLQTCTDSLTQYQSILNRFFTIYMDMFLPTSLSQRDDDKEEN, from the coding sequence ATGACAACAGATAAGAAAAATACTTCTATAGATTCGACAGCCAAAGATGAGAGTATGATGAACAATATGCCCAAAAATTTAATGATACCTGTTCTTCTGTTAAGTCTTCGAGGTTGGAATTTACATGGTTACAAATTAATTCAAGAGTTAAGCCGATTTGGATTTACATCTGTAGATCAAGGAAATGTGTATCGAACATTAAGAAAGCTAGAAAAAGAGAACATGGTGAAATCTGAATGGGATATGTCAACAGGGGGCCCAGCTAAGCGAATTTATTCATTAACAGAGGCTGGTGAGGCGTATTTGCAAACTTGCACTGATTCGCTTACGCAATACCAATCCATATTAAATCGCTTTTTTACTATCTATATGGATATGTTCCTCCCTACATCTTTATCACAACGCGATGATGATAAAGAGGAGAATTAA
- the fabG gene encoding 3-oxoacyl-ACP reductase FabG → MKLAGKVAIITGGAKGIGKVTAKRFLEEGAKVVICDYDQSAGQAALADLGSNDVSFFQVDVTNTAQVETMVQSTIDTYGRIDILINNAGITNDGFLVKMSEEAWEKVLAVNLSGVFKCTKAVAPFMLDQKSGVILNASSVVGIYGNIGQSNYVATKAGIIGMTKGWAKEFGPKGIRVNAIAPGFIATDMVSTVPQKVIDAMKEKTPLKKLGTPEDIAEAYLFLASDTAGYINGTILSVDGGLVV, encoded by the coding sequence GTGAAGTTAGCGGGAAAAGTGGCCATCATTACAGGTGGTGCGAAAGGGATTGGAAAAGTAACAGCCAAAAGATTTCTTGAAGAAGGTGCTAAAGTAGTAATCTGTGATTATGACCAGTCGGCTGGGCAAGCTGCATTAGCTGACCTTGGAAGTAATGACGTAAGCTTCTTTCAAGTCGATGTAACGAATACTGCACAAGTAGAAACGATGGTTCAATCAACAATTGATACATATGGCAGAATAGATATTTTGATTAATAACGCAGGCATTACAAATGATGGATTTCTTGTAAAGATGAGTGAAGAAGCTTGGGAAAAGGTGCTTGCTGTCAATTTGTCAGGTGTCTTTAAATGTACAAAAGCTGTCGCTCCATTTATGTTGGATCAAAAATCGGGAGTTATTTTAAATGCCTCTTCTGTAGTTGGAATATATGGGAATATCGGTCAAAGTAATTATGTGGCCACAAAAGCAGGTATTATTGGGATGACTAAAGGGTGGGCAAAAGAGTTTGGTCCAAAAGGGATTCGTGTGAATGCCATAGCACCAGGCTTCATTGCAACGGATATGGTCTCGACCGTACCGCAAAAAGTCATTGATGCAATGAAAGAAAAGACGCCGCTTAAAAAGCTAGGTACACCAGAAGATATTGCAGAGGCTTATTTATTTTTAGCTTCCGATACTGCAGGGTATATTAATGGAACCATTTTAAGTGTGGATGGCGGATTAGTAGTTTAG
- a CDS encoding LysR family transcriptional regulator yields the protein MEIQQLKCLIAVAEHQSFTKASSHVHLSQPSLSKIIKNLEEELQVTLFDRTTRQLKLTDAGEIVYDSALKLISTLDDLSVRLDDLMHIPSGEIKIGIPPLIGTLFFPSIAIPFRKLHPKISLKLVELGAKRVESLIDEEKIDLGISVFPTNTEKFIVHPFTKDEFVIYVSQHHRLAHRDFVSLHELQDEQFIIFNEQFALHDRIIQECLNAGFSPQITYQSSQWDLIAELVKEGLGITILPKSIYSKINHHNIKMVSLVNPTLMWELGVITKKDCYIPFAARKLLNFLVNNPVNQLKQLNKRLG from the coding sequence ATGGAGATTCAACAATTAAAATGCTTAATAGCTGTCGCTGAACATCAAAGTTTCACTAAAGCTTCTTCTCATGTTCATTTATCACAACCATCATTAAGCAAAATCATTAAAAACTTAGAAGAAGAACTACAAGTCACACTATTTGATCGTACAACGCGACAATTAAAGCTTACAGATGCAGGAGAAATTGTATATGATTCGGCTCTAAAACTTATTTCCACATTAGATGATCTTTCTGTACGTTTAGATGACTTAATGCATATACCATCAGGTGAAATTAAAATTGGAATACCACCTTTAATCGGAACGCTATTTTTCCCTTCCATAGCTATTCCATTTAGAAAGCTTCACCCTAAAATTTCATTAAAATTAGTTGAGTTAGGAGCAAAACGTGTAGAAAGTTTAATAGATGAAGAAAAAATTGACTTAGGCATCAGTGTTTTTCCAACTAATACAGAAAAGTTTATTGTCCATCCATTTACGAAAGATGAGTTTGTAATTTATGTCTCTCAACACCATCGACTAGCCCATAGAGACTTTGTAAGTCTACATGAATTACAGGATGAACAGTTTATTATTTTCAACGAACAATTTGCTTTACATGATCGAATAATCCAAGAGTGTCTAAATGCTGGGTTTAGTCCTCAAATTACATACCAAAGCTCTCAATGGGATTTGATTGCCGAGCTTGTTAAAGAAGGTTTAGGTATTACGATTCTTCCAAAATCGATTTATTCAAAAATAAACCACCATAATATTAAAATGGTCTCTTTAGTCAACCCAACTCTCATGTGGGAATTGGGAGTTATCACAAAAAAGGACTGTTATATCCCATTCGCAGCAAGAAAACTACTCAACTTTTTAGTGAATAATCCAGTCAATCAGCTAAAACAACTTAATAAAAGGCTAGGTTAA
- a CDS encoding short-chain fatty acid transporter, with protein sequence MKAMISFSNRLMQRYMPDPFLLVIVLTFFVIGLAIFLTDSTPAQIVGYWGDGFWNLLEFSMQMVLIVVTGHVMASSPFFKKLLGNLANIPKSPGQAIILVTLVALIACWINWGFGLIIGALFAKEIAKKVDGVDYRLLIASAYSGFIIWSGGLSSSVALTIATPGHFTENLIGIVPTSETLFSPFNLIVVIGLLILVPIINRFMIPSKEQAFLIDRKLLEDVDSVQASAVEQAELTPAERLENSKILSLLIGLLGLSFLAYYIVKNGFVINLNIVNFIFLFIGIILHKTPRLFLEAISSSVKSASGIIIQFPFYAGLMGIVTASGLAGILSNAFISISNENTFHMFTLWSAGLVNFFVPSGGGQWAVQAPVMLEAAKDLGVSLPKTAMAVAWGDAWTNMIQPFYALPALAIAGLKAKDIMGYGLVIMCITGIFISAVFYFL encoded by the coding sequence TTGAAGGCGATGATTTCATTTTCAAACAGATTGATGCAAAGGTATATGCCTGATCCATTTTTGCTTGTTATTGTGCTTACCTTTTTTGTCATCGGTCTTGCTATTTTTTTGACAGATAGTACACCTGCTCAAATTGTAGGTTACTGGGGAGATGGTTTTTGGAATTTGTTAGAATTCTCCATGCAAATGGTTTTAATTGTTGTAACAGGACATGTTATGGCGAGCAGTCCATTTTTTAAGAAATTATTGGGGAACTTAGCCAATATCCCAAAGTCACCGGGGCAAGCTATTATTCTGGTTACTCTTGTAGCTCTAATTGCATGCTGGATTAACTGGGGATTTGGTCTAATCATTGGAGCGTTGTTTGCAAAAGAGATTGCTAAAAAGGTCGATGGTGTCGATTATCGATTGTTAATTGCAAGTGCTTATAGTGGATTTATTATTTGGAGCGGGGGATTATCTTCATCTGTTGCATTAACGATTGCTACACCTGGTCATTTTACGGAAAATCTTATAGGGATTGTTCCAACAAGTGAAACTCTTTTTTCTCCATTTAATTTAATTGTTGTAATCGGGCTGCTTATTTTAGTTCCAATTATAAACCGATTTATGATACCTTCAAAAGAACAAGCTTTTTTGATTGATCGCAAGCTATTAGAAGATGTAGATAGTGTACAGGCAAGTGCAGTAGAACAAGCTGAACTGACACCTGCTGAGCGTTTAGAAAACAGTAAGATATTATCTTTGCTTATTGGTTTATTAGGCCTTTCTTTTTTAGCCTATTATATCGTGAAAAACGGATTTGTTATTAATCTTAATATTGTGAACTTTATCTTTCTTTTTATTGGGATAATATTGCACAAAACACCGAGATTATTTTTAGAAGCTATTTCAAGTTCAGTTAAAAGTGCAAGTGGAATTATTATTCAGTTTCCGTTCTACGCAGGGTTAATGGGTATTGTGACCGCTTCAGGACTAGCTGGGATTTTATCTAATGCGTTTATATCTATTTCAAATGAGAATACATTCCATATGTTCACGTTATGGAGTGCAGGTTTGGTAAACTTCTTTGTACCTTCAGGTGGAGGACAGTGGGCTGTACAAGCTCCTGTTATGTTAGAGGCTGCAAAAGATTTAGGAGTTTCTTTACCGAAAACAGCGATGGCTGTTGCATGGGGAGACGCTTGGACGAATATGATTCAACCATTCTATGCATTGCCAGCATTAGCCATTGCCGGTTTGAAAGCAAAGGATATTATGGGGTATGGTTTAGTAATCATGTGTATAACAGGGATTTTTATTTCTGCCGTCTTTTACTTTTTATGA
- a CDS encoding HAD family hydrolase, with amino-acid sequence MVKAVFFDLDDTLLWDQKSVKEAFVATCLVAKEKYGVDVEEFEEAVRKEARELYASYETYEFTQMIGINPFEGLWGNFLDDTDDFRKMAEIVPAYRKEAWTRGLKALGIDDEAFGAELAERFPAERRKKPFIYDETFTVLDELKGKYKLLLLTNGSPDLQNTKLTITPELVPYFDEIIISGAFGRGKPDQTIFEHALERIGLNKDEVIMVGDNLMTDILGASRTGIKSVWINRHNKERNEVVPDYEITHLEELYPIIEELKNK; translated from the coding sequence ATGGTGAAGGCAGTATTTTTTGATTTAGATGATACATTATTGTGGGATCAAAAGAGTGTTAAAGAAGCGTTTGTAGCAACATGTCTTGTGGCAAAAGAGAAATATGGGGTAGATGTTGAAGAGTTTGAAGAAGCGGTTCGAAAGGAAGCAAGAGAGCTGTATGCTTCATATGAGACGTATGAATTTACACAAATGATCGGTATTAATCCTTTTGAAGGGCTATGGGGAAATTTCTTAGATGACACAGATGATTTCCGTAAAATGGCAGAGATTGTACCGGCTTATCGTAAAGAGGCATGGACACGTGGGTTAAAGGCTTTAGGGATTGACGATGAGGCATTTGGAGCGGAACTCGCAGAGCGTTTTCCAGCAGAACGTCGCAAAAAACCTTTTATTTATGATGAAACATTTACAGTGTTAGATGAGCTAAAAGGTAAATATAAATTATTGCTATTAACAAATGGTTCTCCAGATTTACAAAATACAAAGTTGACGATTACGCCTGAATTAGTGCCTTATTTCGATGAAATTATCATTTCTGGGGCATTTGGCAGAGGAAAGCCTGATCAAACGATTTTTGAACATGCTTTAGAGCGAATTGGTCTAAATAAAGACGAAGTTATTATGGTCGGAGATAATTTAATGACAGATATTCTTGGTGCTTCAAGAACAGGAATTAAATCAGTTTGGATTAATCGTCATAATAAAGAACGCAATGAAGTTGTACCAGATTATGAAATTACTCATTTGGAAGAACTTTATCCGATTATTGAAGAACTAAAGAATAAATAA